One window of the Carnobacterium maltaromaticum DSM 20342 genome contains the following:
- a CDS encoding helix-turn-helix domain-containing protein has translation MNEIGEKLQEARKAKGYTLDDLQQMTKIQKRYLIAIEEGNFDVMPGKFYARAFIKQYADTVGLNGDQLLEQYTDAVPQTHDEEYVEKVNTNQTRSENHVTNELVEKIKNMLPTILIVLLVFAIIGGIWYAATKTGNKDDGSIISKDADSVSITSTSESKESSQEKESQSSSSKEPEKEPEKPKQAVAVASSTGATTEYTVTNATEPGTITLTAQGGASWVGVEVNGAPADQKTMQSGESLEVPLPAGTTSVSVRIGNAAATSITLNGEAVAFAPEAAGVITQSLTFTITPVVAQ, from the coding sequence ATGAATGAAATAGGTGAAAAATTACAAGAAGCTAGAAAAGCAAAGGGATACACATTAGATGATTTGCAACAAATGACTAAAATTCAAAAACGTTATTTAATTGCAATTGAAGAAGGTAATTTTGATGTGATGCCTGGCAAGTTTTATGCCCGTGCTTTTATAAAACAATATGCTGATACTGTTGGGTTAAATGGTGATCAGTTATTGGAACAATACACAGATGCTGTTCCACAAACACATGATGAAGAATATGTTGAGAAAGTCAATACAAACCAAACACGTTCTGAAAATCATGTAACGAATGAATTGGTAGAGAAGATAAAAAATATGCTACCAACGATTTTGATTGTTCTTTTGGTTTTTGCGATTATCGGTGGAATTTGGTATGCGGCAACTAAAACTGGAAATAAAGACGATGGGTCGATTATTTCAAAAGATGCTGACAGTGTATCCATTACAAGTACGAGTGAATCGAAAGAATCAAGCCAAGAAAAAGAAAGTCAATCTTCTAGTTCTAAAGAACCTGAAAAAGAACCAGAAAAACCTAAACAAGCTGTAGCTGTAGCTTCTTCAACGGGTGCTACAACCGAATATACAGTGACAAATGCAACTGAACCTGGGACTATTACATTAACTGCCCAAGGAGGCGCAAGTTGGGTTGGTGTTGAAGTAAACGGAGCTCCTGCAGATCAAAAAACAATGCAGAGTGGTGAGAGTTTAGAAGTTCCATTACCAGCAGGAACAACTTCTGTTTCGGTTAGAATCGGAAATGCTGCTGCGACTAGTATTACCTTAAACGGTGAAGCGGTAGCCTTTGCACCTGAAGCGGCAGGCGTTATTACGCAAAGTTTAACCTTTACGATTACTCCTGTAGTGGCTCAATAA
- a CDS encoding Na+/H+ antiporter, which yields METLFLFLIMIVGIIFSAVISKYVPKIPLALIQISIGILMVLLPLNRELHFEPEIFMVCVIAPLVFYEGQKVSRKELWELKGPILLLAFGLVLLSVVLGGIVIHWLIPSMPLAISFALAAIISPTDTVALKSIVKNVKLPTNIMGVLEGESLINDAAGLVSFKVALGVALTGVFSVKEASVSFVVAAIGGVVLGAFIGVMFVKLRLHLRKMGLEESELLILIQLATPFVIYILAEKLEFSGILAVVAAGMVHGFEHDKLQKTTTKLKLVSNNVWSTLVYFLNSLVFLLLGSILPSVIQEIWDAADVHVLDLVLASILIISFLMFLRFIWVYVLYNHFVDPNYGSFEDYLAQLAGKKSVEKEPEISRFKYAFITTLAGVHGTISLATALSIPLILTNGEAFPLRNELLFITACVILISLVSATILLPLILPKEKNELMLVPILSEASAYQKVLQQTIVRLEQNRTDENHYVLNEIIMEIGSKLTEIETGYVRDENRKIIAEVLKTAQNEESRQINELLENNEISPMVQRLYQVYLENSRQFSETNFFKKVWFRLKMGLMKKRLKKMQKEKFTEQFTERFQARFHENSELIQEFTHSQRLITESVIGTIQKQITPENRKESLIVMERYNRRLKLAKLSSGISKNEVRSYASLALQLEREEIQRLLDVGEIDYATANQLGERVTYDELSELSIN from the coding sequence ATGGAAACGTTATTTTTATTTTTAATTATGATTGTTGGCATTATATTTTCTGCAGTTATTAGTAAATATGTACCGAAAATTCCTTTAGCACTGATTCAAATTTCAATTGGGATTTTAATGGTTCTTTTGCCATTAAATCGAGAATTACATTTTGAACCAGAAATATTTATGGTCTGTGTAATCGCACCTTTAGTTTTTTATGAAGGTCAAAAAGTTTCTAGAAAAGAATTGTGGGAATTAAAAGGTCCGATTTTATTACTCGCATTTGGTTTAGTCTTACTATCAGTGGTATTAGGTGGAATTGTGATTCACTGGTTGATTCCAAGTATGCCTTTAGCGATTTCGTTTGCTTTAGCCGCAATTATTTCACCAACAGATACCGTCGCTTTAAAATCAATAGTGAAAAATGTGAAGCTACCAACTAATATTATGGGCGTCCTAGAAGGTGAGTCGTTAATCAATGACGCAGCAGGTCTAGTATCGTTTAAGGTTGCCTTAGGTGTTGCTTTAACTGGTGTTTTTTCAGTAAAAGAAGCAAGTGTCAGCTTTGTTGTAGCAGCGATTGGTGGGGTTGTTTTAGGAGCCTTTATTGGGGTGATGTTTGTCAAATTGCGCTTACATTTAAGGAAAATGGGTTTAGAAGAATCTGAATTGCTTATTCTAATCCAACTAGCCACCCCCTTTGTCATCTATATTTTAGCTGAAAAACTGGAATTTTCTGGCATTTTAGCTGTTGTAGCAGCAGGGATGGTTCATGGTTTTGAGCATGATAAATTACAGAAAACTACAACAAAATTAAAATTAGTATCAAACAATGTTTGGTCTACGTTGGTTTATTTCTTGAACAGTTTAGTATTTTTATTGTTAGGTTCAATATTACCCAGTGTGATACAAGAAATTTGGGATGCGGCAGATGTGCACGTTCTGGATTTAGTATTAGCATCTATTTTGATTATCAGCTTTTTAATGTTTTTACGATTTATATGGGTTTATGTCTTATACAATCATTTTGTTGACCCAAATTACGGTAGTTTTGAAGATTATTTAGCTCAATTAGCTGGAAAAAAATCTGTGGAAAAAGAACCGGAAATTTCTCGTTTCAAGTATGCTTTTATCACGACATTGGCAGGTGTTCATGGAACGATTTCATTAGCGACAGCATTATCTATTCCTTTAATTTTAACTAATGGCGAGGCATTTCCGCTGCGAAACGAACTTCTTTTCATTACTGCCTGTGTCATTCTAATCAGTTTAGTCAGTGCAACCATTTTACTACCTTTAATTTTACCTAAAGAGAAGAATGAACTTATGTTGGTTCCAATTTTAAGTGAGGCCAGTGCCTATCAAAAAGTTTTACAGCAAACGATTGTACGCCTTGAACAAAATAGAACCGATGAAAATCATTATGTTCTAAACGAGATTATAATGGAAATTGGCTCTAAATTGACTGAAATAGAAACAGGTTACGTTCGCGATGAAAATCGTAAGATAATTGCTGAAGTCTTAAAAACAGCTCAAAATGAGGAAAGCCGACAAATTAATGAGTTGTTAGAAAATAACGAAATTTCACCTATGGTTCAACGTTTGTATCAAGTTTATTTAGAAAATTCACGCCAATTTTCAGAAACAAATTTCTTTAAGAAAGTCTGGTTTCGTTTGAAAATGGGCTTAATGAAAAAACGACTTAAGAAAATGCAAAAAGAAAAATTTACTGAGCAGTTTACTGAGCGTTTTCAAGCTAGATTTCATGAAAATAGTGAACTGATTCAAGAATTTACTCATTCTCAACGTTTAATAACGGAAAGTGTGATTGGAACGATTCAAAAACAAATTACACCAGAAAATCGCAAAGAATCTTTAATTGTAATGGAACGCTATAATAGACGCTTGAAATTAGCAAAATTAAGCTCAGGAATTTCTAAAAATGAAGTCCGAAGTTATGCAAGTTTAGCCTTGCAGCTTGAACGTGAAGAAATTCAGCGATTACTAGATGTTGGAGAAATTGACTATGCAACAGCTAATCAATTAGGAGAACGGGTAACTTACGATGAATTAAGTGAGCTTAGTATTAAT